A single Streptomyces sannanensis DNA region contains:
- a CDS encoding adenylosuccinate synthase has protein sequence MPALVLLGAQWGDEGKGKATDLLGGSVDYVVRYQGGNNAGHTVVVGDQKYALHLLPSGILSPGCTPVIGNGVVVDPAVLLSELSGLNERGVDTSKLLISGNAHLITPYNVTLDKVTERFLGKRKIGTTGRGIGPTYADKINRVGIRVQDLYDESILTQKVEAALESKNQLLAKVFNRRAIESGKIVEEMLQYAEQIRPYVADTTLILNNAIDEGKVVLFEGGQGTLLDVDHGTYPFVTSSNPTAGGACTGAGVGPTKISRVIGILKAYTTRVGAGPFPTELFDEDGEALRRIGGERGVTTGRDRRCGWFDAVIARYATRVNGLTDFFLTKLDVLTGWEQIPVCVAYEIDGQRVEELPYSQTDFHHAKPVYEYLPGWSEDITKAKTFSDLPKNAQAYVKALEEMSGAPISAIGVGPGRTETIEINSFL, from the coding sequence GTGCCCGCACTTGTGCTGCTCGGTGCTCAGTGGGGTGACGAGGGCAAGGGAAAGGCCACCGATCTCCTCGGCGGATCTGTTGACTATGTAGTGCGTTACCAGGGCGGCAACAACGCCGGCCACACGGTTGTCGTCGGCGACCAGAAGTATGCACTGCACCTTCTCCCTTCCGGAATCCTCTCCCCGGGGTGCACCCCGGTCATCGGGAACGGTGTCGTCGTCGACCCGGCGGTCCTGCTCTCCGAGCTGAGCGGGCTGAACGAGCGCGGCGTCGACACGTCGAAGCTGCTCATCAGCGGTAACGCTCACCTCATCACTCCGTACAACGTGACCCTCGACAAGGTCACGGAGCGCTTCCTCGGCAAGCGCAAGATCGGCACCACGGGCCGCGGCATCGGCCCGACCTACGCGGACAAGATCAACCGCGTCGGTATCCGGGTCCAGGACCTCTATGACGAGTCGATCCTCACCCAGAAGGTGGAGGCGGCGCTGGAGTCCAAGAACCAGCTCCTCGCCAAGGTCTTCAACCGCCGTGCCATCGAGTCCGGCAAGATCGTCGAAGAGATGCTCCAGTACGCGGAGCAGATCAGGCCGTACGTCGCCGACACCACGCTGATCCTGAACAACGCCATCGACGAGGGCAAGGTCGTCCTCTTCGAGGGCGGCCAGGGCACCCTGCTGGACGTCGACCACGGCACGTACCCCTTCGTCACCTCCTCGAACCCGACCGCGGGCGGTGCCTGCACCGGTGCGGGCGTGGGCCCGACGAAGATCAGCCGGGTCATCGGCATCCTCAAGGCCTACACGACCCGTGTCGGCGCGGGTCCGTTCCCGACCGAGCTGTTCGACGAGGACGGCGAGGCGCTGCGCCGCATCGGCGGCGAGCGCGGCGTCACCACCGGCCGCGACCGCCGCTGCGGTTGGTTCGACGCGGTCATCGCGCGCTACGCCACCCGGGTCAACGGCCTGACCGACTTCTTCCTGACCAAGCTCGACGTGCTCACGGGCTGGGAGCAGATCCCGGTCTGTGTCGCGTACGAGATCGACGGGCAGCGCGTCGAGGAGCTCCCGTACTCCCAGACCGACTTCCACCACGCGAAGCCGGTGTACGAGTACCTGCCGGGCTGGTCCGAGGACATCACCAAGGCCAAGACCTTCTCCGACCTGCCGAAGAACGCGCAGGCCTATGTGAAGGCCCTGGAGGAGATGTCGGGCGCCCCGATCTCCGCGATCGGCGTCGGCCCGGGCCGTACCGAGACGATCGAGATCAACTCCTTCCTGTGA
- a CDS encoding Scr1 family TA system antitoxin-like transcriptional regulator, with amino-acid sequence MSARKPPTERRRRLGAELRKMREHVGLTINEAAVMHRTDRTTVSNIESGRFGVSADRVRVWAANYSCPDRDYIEALAEMARERGTNWWDEYRSVLTAAALDLAEMEHYAVALRSVQIMHMPGLLQHEDYIRAVFKEAVPPLDPEALERRVAFRIKRSEVLDHPQRPVCTFLIHEAALRMWFGSARVIKAQLDHLLKQSERENVVVRVVPFAAGGFPNAGSSTLYAYGPVTQLDMVQMDIPTGSAFLHSETHLANCRVVMDRMERRTLGPDDSRDFIREVARQL; translated from the coding sequence ATGTCGGCAAGGAAGCCTCCGACCGAGCGGCGGCGACGGTTGGGCGCGGAGCTGCGCAAAATGCGCGAGCACGTCGGCCTCACGATCAACGAGGCCGCCGTGATGCATCGCACGGATCGGACCACGGTCAGCAACATCGAGTCCGGTCGCTTCGGAGTGAGCGCTGACCGCGTACGGGTCTGGGCTGCCAATTACTCGTGCCCTGACCGCGATTACATCGAAGCACTCGCCGAGATGGCCAGAGAGCGCGGTACGAACTGGTGGGACGAGTACCGGAGCGTACTCACCGCCGCTGCTTTGGACCTCGCGGAGATGGAGCACTATGCAGTCGCGCTCCGGTCGGTCCAGATCATGCACATGCCTGGCCTCCTCCAGCACGAGGACTACATCCGAGCCGTCTTCAAGGAGGCGGTTCCCCCTCTGGATCCCGAGGCCCTTGAGCGGAGGGTTGCCTTTCGGATCAAGCGGAGCGAGGTGCTCGACCACCCGCAACGCCCTGTGTGCACGTTTCTCATCCATGAAGCGGCGCTGCGCATGTGGTTCGGAAGCGCGCGAGTGATCAAGGCTCAGCTGGATCATCTGTTGAAGCAGTCCGAACGGGAGAACGTGGTGGTACGCGTCGTGCCGTTCGCAGCCGGCGGCTTCCCCAACGCGGGGAGCTCAACTCTCTATGCTTACGGGCCGGTTACCCAGCTCGACATGGTTCAGATGGACATCCCCACCGGGTCGGCGTTCCTGCATTCAGAGACCCACCTCGCGAACTGTCGCGTGGTGATGGACCGCATGGAGCGGCGGACTCTCGGACCGGATGATTCACGAGACTTCATTCGCGAAGTGGCACGGCAACTATGA
- a CDS encoding DUF397 domain-containing protein gives MEIQWRKSSFSTDTDNCLELASHKGEIFVRESDDSAVIIRTTPEKLRAFLAGVKAGEFDGLI, from the coding sequence GTGGAAATCCAGTGGCGCAAGTCCTCGTTCTCGACCGACACAGACAACTGCCTCGAACTCGCCTCGCACAAAGGTGAAATATTCGTACGAGAGAGCGACGACTCTGCCGTGATCATCCGGACCACTCCAGAGAAGCTCCGTGCGTTTCTGGCCGGCGTCAAGGCGGGCGAGTTCGACGGCCTGATCTGA
- a CDS encoding type II toxin-antitoxin system HicA family toxin translates to MPPLPQISSDRLIKALERLGFTRRAGKGSHTVMRRGSVVCVVPHRNPVPRGTLANVLRQAGVTADQLIDAL, encoded by the coding sequence ATGCCACCACTTCCGCAGATTTCTTCGGACCGGCTCATCAAGGCACTGGAGCGGCTGGGCTTCACCCGCAGGGCGGGTAAGGGCTCCCACACGGTGATGCGGCGGGGAAGCGTCGTCTGCGTCGTACCGCATCGCAACCCAGTCCCGAGGGGAACGCTCGCGAACGTACTTCGGCAGGCGGGAGTCACCGCAGATCAGCTCATCGACGCGCTGTGA
- a CDS encoding serine/threonine-protein kinase has product MDKLEPGDPLGVPPGEAWGKIGAYRLLARLGAGGMGQVFLARSDRGRTVAVKLIRRELAEREEFRDRFRQEVQAARRIGGQWTAPVLDADTEAPVPWVATGYVAGPSLQSVVSGGHGPLPERSVHILGSGLSHALQDIHTAGLIHRDLKPSNVLITIDGPRVIDFGIARALDTVTDGGLTRTGALVGSPGFMAPEQVRGTRVTTACDVFCLGSVLAYAATGRLPFGSADSGVHALMFRIAEEPPDLAGVPESLQDLIHDCLLKDPAARPTVAQLLQRTGRATPGEPWLPGALVAQLGSHAVRLLEVETPTGEIPLPPPAPADPEPEHAPAPDGVHHMPTMIVGPASVPTPAPAPAQPPGYGVTPPYGPPPPPGYGYPPPSGYGYPQPGGYGSTPPYGPPPMPEPPRRNGRATAALVAVAVVVALGAGGAVYAVMNGDAGHKGRKDPVAGRSDDPNPPVTGTPSAPPASPTGTDEPPAGDIPMEYLGTWRATFDTADGTNTREMTIAQGPPGETVMTLSGHGPAYDCRWTATLKSVGPPLEIGPSEVTYGDRATCSPGQWSRLTMQNDITLVRELVGSGGEPLTYTKVD; this is encoded by the coding sequence ATGGACAAGCTGGAACCGGGGGATCCACTGGGGGTACCCCCGGGCGAAGCCTGGGGGAAGATCGGCGCCTACCGGCTGCTGGCACGCCTCGGCGCGGGCGGTATGGGCCAGGTCTTTCTGGCCCGCTCCGACCGCGGCCGCACCGTCGCGGTCAAGCTGATCCGCCGGGAACTCGCCGAGCGGGAGGAATTCCGCGACCGCTTCCGCCAGGAAGTGCAGGCCGCGCGGCGCATCGGCGGCCAGTGGACGGCGCCCGTCCTCGACGCGGACACCGAGGCTCCGGTGCCATGGGTGGCGACGGGCTATGTGGCCGGCCCGTCCCTGCAGTCCGTGGTCTCGGGCGGACACGGGCCGCTGCCCGAACGTTCCGTGCACATCCTGGGATCGGGGCTCTCCCACGCGCTTCAGGACATCCACACGGCCGGGCTGATCCACCGTGACCTCAAGCCCTCCAATGTGCTGATCACCATCGACGGCCCGCGCGTCATCGACTTCGGCATAGCCCGGGCCCTGGACACGGTCACGGACGGCGGACTGACGCGGACGGGCGCGCTGGTCGGCTCCCCCGGGTTCATGGCCCCCGAGCAGGTGCGCGGCACACGCGTCACGACGGCCTGCGATGTCTTCTGCCTGGGCTCCGTGCTCGCCTACGCGGCGACCGGCCGGCTGCCGTTCGGCTCCGCGGACAGCGGAGTGCATGCCCTGATGTTCCGCATAGCCGAGGAGCCGCCGGACCTCGCCGGAGTCCCGGAGAGCCTCCAGGACCTGATCCACGACTGCCTCCTCAAGGATCCGGCCGCGCGCCCGACAGTGGCGCAGTTGCTGCAGCGCACGGGCCGCGCCACGCCCGGCGAGCCATGGCTGCCCGGCGCGCTGGTGGCCCAACTGGGCTCCCACGCGGTGCGACTGCTGGAGGTCGAGACCCCGACGGGCGAGATACCGCTGCCGCCGCCCGCCCCCGCGGACCCGGAGCCGGAGCACGCCCCGGCACCGGACGGGGTGCACCATATGCCGACGATGATCGTGGGCCCGGCGTCCGTGCCCACGCCCGCACCCGCACCGGCCCAGCCGCCGGGGTACGGGGTGACACCCCCGTACGGGCCACCGCCACCGCCCGGTTACGGCTATCCGCCACCGTCGGGTTACGGCTATCCGCAGCCGGGCGGCTACGGCTCCACGCCGCCCTACGGCCCGCCCCCCATGCCCGAACCCCCGCGCCGCAACGGCCGCGCCACCGCCGCGCTGGTCGCCGTGGCCGTCGTCGTCGCCCTCGGCGCGGGCGGCGCGGTGTACGCGGTCATGAACGGCGACGCCGGCCACAAGGGCAGGAAGGACCCGGTGGCCGGCCGTTCCGACGATCCGAATCCCCCGGTGACCGGAACCCCTTCGGCGCCGCCGGCCTCACCGACCGGGACCGACGAACCCCCGGCCGGCGACATCCCCATGGAGTACCTCGGCACCTGGCGCGCCACGTTCGACACCGCCGACGGCACCAACACCCGCGAGATGACCATCGCCCAGGGCCCGCCCGGCGAGACGGTCATGACCCTCTCCGGCCACGGTCCCGCCTACGACTGCCGCTGGACGGCCACCCTCAAGTCCGTCGGCCCCCCGCTGGAAATCGGCCCCTCCGAGGTCACCTACGGCGACCGGGCCACCTGCTCCCCCGGCCAGTGGAGCCGCCTCACCATGCAGAACGACATCACGCTCGTCCGCGAACTGGTCGGCTCCGGCGGGGAGCCACTGACGTACACAAAGGTGGACTGA
- a CDS encoding aspartate aminotransferase family protein, protein MTPHADPQAGAAVKAADRAHVFHSWSAQGLIDPLAVAGAEGAYFWDYEGKRYLDFTSGLVYTNIGYQHPKVVAAIQEQAGRLATFAPAFAVDVRSEAARLIAERTPGDLDKIFFTNGGAEAVENAVRMARLHTGRHKVLSAYRSYHGATSTAINLTGDPRRWPSDQGSAGVVHFWAPFLYRSPFYSENEQQECERALQHLEDTIAFEGPQTIAAIILETVPGTAGIMVPPPGYLAGVREICDRYGIVFVLDEVMAGFGRTGKWFAAEQFDVVPDLMTFAKGVNSGYVPLGGVAISAEIAATFDKRPYPGGLTYSGHPLACAAAVATINTMEEEGVVEHAARLGETVIGPGLRELAERHPSVGDVRGLGAFWALDLVRNKETREPLVPYNAAGEANAPMAAFAAACKAKGLWPFVNMNRTHVVPACNITEAEAKDGLAILDEALTVADEHTIY, encoded by the coding sequence ATGACCCCTCATGCCGACCCGCAGGCGGGAGCCGCAGTCAAGGCTGCCGACCGCGCGCACGTGTTCCACTCCTGGTCCGCCCAGGGCCTGATCGACCCGCTCGCCGTCGCCGGCGCCGAGGGCGCGTACTTCTGGGACTACGAGGGCAAGCGCTACCTCGACTTCACCAGCGGTCTCGTCTACACCAACATCGGTTACCAGCACCCCAAGGTCGTCGCCGCGATCCAGGAGCAGGCCGGCCGGCTCGCCACCTTCGCGCCCGCGTTCGCCGTCGACGTACGGTCCGAGGCGGCCCGTCTCATCGCCGAGCGCACCCCCGGCGACCTGGACAAGATCTTCTTCACCAACGGCGGCGCCGAGGCGGTCGAGAACGCCGTCCGCATGGCCCGCCTGCACACCGGCCGCCACAAGGTGCTGAGCGCCTACCGCTCGTACCACGGCGCGACCTCCACCGCGATCAACCTCACCGGCGACCCGCGCCGCTGGCCCTCCGACCAGGGCTCCGCCGGCGTCGTCCACTTCTGGGCGCCGTTCCTCTACCGCTCGCCGTTCTACTCCGAGAACGAGCAGCAGGAGTGCGAGCGCGCGCTCCAGCACCTCGAGGACACGATCGCCTTCGAGGGTCCGCAGACGATCGCCGCGATCATCCTGGAGACCGTCCCCGGCACCGCCGGGATCATGGTCCCGCCGCCCGGCTACCTGGCCGGTGTGCGGGAGATCTGCGACCGGTACGGCATCGTGTTCGTGCTCGACGAGGTGATGGCGGGCTTCGGCCGTACGGGCAAGTGGTTCGCCGCCGAGCAGTTCGACGTCGTACCGGACCTGATGACCTTCGCCAAGGGCGTGAACTCCGGCTACGTGCCGCTCGGTGGCGTGGCCATCTCGGCCGAGATCGCCGCGACCTTCGACAAGCGCCCCTACCCCGGCGGCCTCACCTACTCCGGCCACCCGCTGGCCTGCGCCGCCGCCGTCGCGACGATCAACACGATGGAGGAGGAGGGCGTCGTCGAGCATGCCGCCCGCCTCGGCGAGACGGTCATCGGCCCGGGGCTGCGCGAGCTGGCCGAGCGCCACCCGAGCGTGGGCGACGTGCGTGGTCTGGGTGCCTTCTGGGCGCTGGACCTGGTGCGGAACAAGGAGACCCGCGAGCCGCTCGTGCCGTACAACGCGGCGGGCGAGGCCAACGCCCCGATGGCCGCCTTCGCCGCCGCCTGCAAGGCGAAGGGCCTGTGGCCCTTTGTGAACATGAACCGCACTCATGTCGTCCCGGCCTGCAACATCACCGAGGCCGAGGCCAAGGACGGCTTGGCGATTCTCGACGAGGCGCTCACCGTGGCCGATGAACACACCATCTACTGA
- a CDS encoding GntR family transcriptional regulator, giving the protein MPASGTVTRSTLRQQVADALRDEILAGRLHPGQEFTVKQIAEQYGVSATPVREALVDLAAQELLDSDHHRGFRVHEFSLDDYRGMVEARAMVVDGIFHKTGLNGTDPAHDTALASVRRRAEESARAARLGDLAVLIGYDLRFWRELGVLGGNRYVADFLHRLRVQCWVFAVPHLRGRDDLKDWLWDGHEELVDAVARGDADAAQAVLTAYHAHSRTWADRLEGGH; this is encoded by the coding sequence ATGCCCGCCAGCGGAACGGTGACCCGCAGCACCCTGCGACAGCAGGTCGCGGACGCGCTGCGTGACGAAATCCTCGCCGGGCGCCTGCATCCGGGTCAGGAGTTCACCGTCAAACAGATCGCCGAGCAGTACGGGGTGTCCGCCACCCCCGTGCGCGAGGCGCTGGTCGACCTGGCGGCGCAGGAGCTGCTCGATTCCGACCATCATCGCGGCTTCCGGGTCCACGAGTTCTCGCTCGACGACTACCGGGGCATGGTCGAGGCCCGCGCGATGGTCGTCGACGGGATCTTCCACAAGACCGGTCTGAACGGAACGGACCCGGCGCACGACACCGCCCTGGCCTCCGTCCGCCGCCGCGCCGAGGAGTCCGCACGGGCCGCCCGGCTCGGCGACCTGGCCGTACTCATCGGCTACGACCTGCGGTTCTGGCGCGAGCTCGGCGTACTGGGCGGCAACCGCTATGTCGCCGACTTCCTGCACCGACTGCGTGTGCAGTGCTGGGTGTTCGCCGTCCCGCACCTGCGCGGGCGCGACGATCTCAAGGACTGGCTGTGGGACGGCCACGAGGAACTCGTGGACGCCGTGGCGCGGGGCGACGCGGACGCGGCGCAGGCGGTCCTCACGGCCTACCACGCGCACAGCCGGACCTGGGCGGACCGACTCGAAGGCGGGCACTGA
- a CDS encoding dolichyl-phosphate beta-glucosyltransferase: MVAVDDRTLTATVDLTVVIPAYDEENRLCPTLDAVRGHLEGRPGSWELIVVDDGSADRTVEIAIRAAAEDPRIRVITNETNRGKGYALRCGVLASRGDRVLITDADLATPVEELERLAAELDESGIDAAIGSRAHPGAMIEVHQGKVREWCGRMANRLIRAVAVPGIRDTQCGFKLFDGDKARAAFGDARLDGWGIDVEVLRFFRRSGWQVAEVPVRWAHQEGSKVRPADYGKVLVELVQLRARTVRRVDVVVCALFLLASELLYKGLWADLGRRYLADSGSDQTQWEWFFAVTAHNVSHLHNPFFTTLQNFPDGVNLMANTAMLGLSVPLTPVTLAFGPTVTWALVLTFGLTATGIAWYWLFVRWAVGNRWAAAVGAALATFAPPMISHGNAHPNFVVLFMIPVIIDRVLRLCTGRRPVRDGVLLGLFTTYQIFIGEEALLLAAVGILLFVVSYALANREAARTAAMPLLKGVGVALAVCLPLVAFPLYWQFFGPQSYKSVLHGDNAGNSPLSFLAFAQRSLFGSEKIADGLAMNRTEQNAFYGWPLVVLAFAITVRLWRRPLVKALAFTTVAAALLSMGPKIRIPLTDIVLPGPWRMLAHQPLFESVVEGRVGMICAPALGALVAMAITGLAATPVPANRVLGLAAVAVALLPIVPTPFPTRDREPVPPFISDGLWRSYVGKGESVVPVPVPDPAYTSALHWQSATGLGFSVPGGYFNGPWGPERIGIYGPPPRHTSSLLRDIGYGQPAPPIGSEWRAQARADLAYWHAGVVVLAPQANDQALYETVKQLLGRDGEWVGGAWIWDLPSPS; this comes from the coding sequence ATGGTCGCGGTCGACGACCGGACGCTGACGGCCACCGTCGATCTGACGGTCGTCATCCCGGCATACGACGAGGAGAACCGGCTCTGCCCCACTCTGGACGCGGTCCGCGGCCATCTGGAGGGCAGGCCCGGCAGCTGGGAGCTGATCGTCGTCGACGACGGATCCGCGGACCGTACCGTCGAGATCGCCATAAGAGCCGCGGCCGAGGATCCCCGGATCAGGGTGATCACCAACGAGACCAACCGCGGCAAGGGCTACGCCCTGCGGTGCGGAGTGCTCGCCTCGCGCGGCGACCGGGTACTGATCACCGACGCCGATCTCGCCACCCCCGTCGAGGAGTTGGAGCGGCTCGCGGCAGAGCTGGACGAGAGCGGGATCGACGCCGCGATCGGGTCGCGCGCGCACCCGGGGGCTATGATCGAAGTGCACCAGGGGAAGGTCCGCGAGTGGTGCGGCAGGATGGCGAACCGGCTGATCCGGGCCGTGGCCGTGCCCGGTATCAGGGACACCCAGTGCGGATTCAAGCTGTTCGACGGTGACAAGGCCCGGGCCGCCTTCGGCGATGCCCGGCTCGACGGGTGGGGGATCGACGTAGAGGTGCTGCGGTTCTTCCGCCGCTCCGGCTGGCAGGTGGCCGAGGTTCCGGTGCGCTGGGCGCACCAGGAGGGCTCCAAGGTCCGTCCGGCCGACTACGGCAAGGTGTTGGTCGAGCTGGTACAGCTGCGCGCCCGGACGGTGCGCCGCGTGGACGTGGTCGTCTGTGCGCTCTTCCTGCTCGCGTCCGAGCTCCTCTACAAGGGACTGTGGGCGGACCTCGGCCGCCGCTATCTCGCCGACTCCGGGTCGGACCAGACTCAGTGGGAGTGGTTCTTCGCGGTCACCGCGCACAACGTCTCCCATCTGCACAATCCGTTCTTCACGACCCTTCAGAACTTTCCCGACGGCGTGAATCTGATGGCCAATACGGCCATGCTGGGCCTGTCCGTGCCGCTCACCCCGGTCACTCTGGCCTTCGGACCCACCGTCACCTGGGCGCTGGTGCTCACCTTCGGGCTCACCGCGACGGGCATCGCCTGGTACTGGCTGTTCGTGCGGTGGGCGGTGGGCAACCGCTGGGCGGCCGCGGTCGGCGCGGCGCTCGCCACCTTCGCGCCGCCGATGATCTCGCACGGCAACGCCCACCCCAACTTCGTGGTGCTCTTCATGATCCCCGTGATCATCGACCGGGTGCTGCGGCTGTGCACGGGCCGTCGGCCCGTGCGGGACGGGGTCCTGCTGGGGCTGTTCACGACGTACCAGATCTTCATCGGCGAGGAGGCGCTGCTGCTCGCCGCTGTGGGGATCCTGCTCTTCGTGGTGTCGTACGCCCTCGCGAACCGTGAGGCCGCCCGGACCGCGGCGATGCCACTGCTCAAGGGCGTGGGGGTGGCGCTCGCGGTCTGCCTGCCGCTGGTCGCCTTCCCGCTGTACTGGCAGTTCTTCGGGCCGCAGAGCTACAAGAGCGTGCTGCACGGCGACAACGCGGGCAACAGCCCACTCTCCTTCCTGGCGTTCGCGCAGCGTTCCCTGTTCGGCAGCGAGAAGATCGCGGACGGGCTCGCCATGAACCGTACGGAGCAGAACGCCTTCTACGGCTGGCCGCTGGTCGTACTCGCCTTCGCGATCACCGTCCGCCTGTGGCGGCGCCCCCTGGTCAAGGCGCTGGCGTTCACCACGGTGGCCGCCGCACTGCTTTCCATGGGCCCGAAGATCCGTATCCCCCTCACCGACATCGTGCTGCCGGGGCCGTGGCGGATGCTCGCTCACCAGCCGCTGTTCGAGTCGGTGGTCGAGGGCCGGGTGGGCATGATCTGCGCGCCGGCGCTCGGGGCGCTGGTGGCTATGGCGATCACCGGGCTGGCGGCCACCCCGGTGCCTGCGAACAGGGTTCTGGGGCTGGCCGCGGTCGCCGTCGCTCTGCTGCCGATCGTGCCGACGCCCTTCCCGACGCGCGACCGGGAACCCGTGCCGCCTTTCATCTCCGACGGGCTGTGGCGCTCGTACGTCGGCAAGGGCGAGTCGGTGGTGCCGGTGCCGGTGCCCGACCCGGCCTACACGTCGGCGCTGCACTGGCAGTCGGCGACCGGGCTCGGCTTCTCCGTGCCCGGCGGCTACTTCAACGGGCCGTGGGGCCCGGAGCGCATCGGCATCTACGGACCCCCGCCCCGCCACACATCCAGCCTGCTGCGGGACATCGGCTACGGCCAGCCGGCCCCGCCCATCGGCTCCGAGTGGCGCGCTCAGGCCCGCGCGGACCTCGCGTACTGGCACGCGGGCGTCGTGGTGCTGGCCCCCCAGGCCAACGACCAGGCGCTGTACGAGACCGTGAAGCAACTCCTGGGGCGGGACGGCGAGTGGGTGGGCGGCGCCTGGATCTGGGACCTGCCGTCCCCGTCCTGA
- a CDS encoding SLATT domain-containing protein, with product MEEGGGSRPCDLTGRPFPLGDWGEPAERLDELYRRVESDALRTAGWYLADRAWKRRGAQALRAGTAAGVVAGAALPLLDLTGGLPGAAGWGYLSLLLGAACAACDRWFGLTAGWMRDMATAQAVQRRLQTLQFDWASESVREVLGPTEGTASEAAERCLTVLRRFSEDVTELVRSETADWMVAFRSGPAPLVMQAAAAPGSRADGVNGSVVPRFPLPPMARPNMPRQRPPETPR from the coding sequence ATGGAGGAGGGCGGCGGGTCACGGCCGTGCGATCTGACCGGGCGGCCGTTCCCGCTCGGCGACTGGGGTGAGCCGGCCGAACGCCTCGACGAGCTCTACCGCCGGGTCGAGTCCGACGCCCTGCGCACGGCGGGCTGGTACCTCGCGGACCGCGCGTGGAAGCGCCGCGGAGCGCAGGCACTCCGGGCCGGTACGGCGGCGGGGGTCGTCGCCGGTGCCGCGCTGCCGCTGCTGGACCTCACCGGCGGCCTCCCGGGGGCGGCGGGCTGGGGGTATCTGTCGCTGCTGCTGGGTGCGGCGTGCGCGGCCTGTGACCGGTGGTTCGGGCTGACCGCCGGGTGGATGCGGGACATGGCGACGGCGCAGGCGGTGCAGCGGCGTCTGCAGACGCTGCAGTTCGACTGGGCGTCGGAGAGCGTGCGGGAGGTACTGGGCCCGACCGAGGGCACGGCGAGCGAGGCGGCGGAACGCTGCCTGACCGTCCTGAGGCGTTTCTCGGAGGACGTGACGGAGCTGGTGCGCTCCGAGACCGCGGACTGGATGGTGGCGTTCCGGTCCGGTCCGGCGCCGCTGGTGATGCAGGCGGCGGCCGCGCCCGGGTCCCGCGCGGACGGGGTGAACGGGTCGGTGGTGCCCCGTTTCCCGCTGCCGCCGATGGCCCGCCCGAACATGCCCCGGCAGCGGCCGCCGGAGACGCCGCGCTGA
- a CDS encoding YbaB/EbfC family nucleoid-associated protein has protein sequence MIPGGGQPNMQQLLQQAQKMQQDLARAQEELAQAEVDGQAGGGLVKATVTGSGELRALVIDPKAVDPEDTETLADLIVAAVQAANENAKTLQEQKLGPLAQGLGGMPGLPF, from the coding sequence GTGATCCCTGGTGGCGGCCAGCCCAATATGCAGCAGCTCCTCCAGCAGGCCCAGAAGATGCAGCAGGATCTGGCGCGGGCCCAGGAGGAACTGGCACAGGCCGAGGTGGACGGCCAGGCGGGAGGTGGTCTGGTGAAGGCCACCGTGACCGGCTCCGGTGAGCTGCGGGCCCTGGTGATCGACCCGAAGGCGGTCGACCCGGAGGACACGGAGACCCTCGCCGACCTGATCGTCGCCGCGGTGCAGGCGGCCAACGAGAACGCGAAGACGCTCCAGGAGCAGAAGCTGGGCCCGCTCGCCCAGGGCCTGGGCGGCATGCCGGGACTGCCCTTCTAA
- the recR gene encoding recombination mediator RecR, whose translation MYEGVVQDLIDELGRLPGVGPKSAQRIAFHVLQAEPADVRRLAHALLEVKDKVRFCSVCGNVAQQEQCAICRDARRDLAVICVVEEPKDVVAIERTREFRGRYHVLGGAISPIEGVGPDDLRIRELLARLADGTVTELILATDPNLEGEATATYLARMVKPMGLKVTRLASGLPVGGDLEYADEVTLGRAFEGRRLLDV comes from the coding sequence GTGTACGAAGGCGTGGTCCAGGACCTCATCGACGAATTGGGCAGGCTGCCCGGCGTCGGTCCCAAGAGCGCGCAGCGGATCGCCTTCCACGTCCTGCAGGCCGAGCCCGCCGACGTCCGCCGGCTCGCGCACGCGCTGCTCGAGGTGAAGGACAAGGTCCGCTTCTGCTCGGTCTGCGGCAACGTCGCGCAGCAGGAGCAGTGCGCGATCTGCCGGGACGCGCGTCGCGACCTGGCGGTCATCTGCGTCGTCGAGGAGCCGAAGGACGTCGTGGCGATCGAGCGCACCCGCGAGTTCCGGGGCCGGTACCACGTGCTCGGCGGCGCGATCAGCCCGATCGAGGGCGTCGGCCCCGACGACCTGAGGATCCGCGAGCTCCTCGCCCGCCTCGCCGACGGCACGGTGACGGAACTGATCCTGGCGACGGACCCCAACCTGGAGGGCGAGGCCACGGCCACGTACCTGGCGCGCATGGTCAAGCCGATGGGCCTGAAGGTCACCCGGCTGGCCAGCGGCCTCCCGGTGGGCGGAGACCTGGAGTACGCCGACGAGGTCACGCTGGGGCGTGCCTTCGAGGGAAGGCGGTTGCTCGATGTCTGA